One window from the genome of Magnolia sinica isolate HGM2019 chromosome 4, MsV1, whole genome shotgun sequence encodes:
- the LOC131243508 gene encoding uncharacterized protein LOC131243508: MADIVKQILVKPIQLADQITKAADDVHSFKQDCAELKSRTEKLAALLRQAARASSDLYERPTRRIIDDTEQVLEKALALVCKCRANGLMKRVFTIIPAAAFKKMSSQLENSIGDVSWLLRVSATGDDRDDDEYLGGLPPIAANEPILCLIWEQIATLYTGSLDDRSDAAASLVSLANDNDRYGKLIIEEGGVGPLLKLVKEGRLEGQENAARAIGLLGRDPESVEQMIHAGVCLVFAKVLKEGPMKVQAMVAWAVAELAANHPKCQDHFAQNNIIRLLVGHLAFETIQEHSKYAVSSNKAMSIHSVVLANNNSGMVGYTNRAGHHEEDDKNIHSQVGRPSANHSQDQMHSLIQNTMAGKSQPQSRPQSQSSKPPINNSNNTHNKQQQQQLQQQQPQPHHISLSGSSIKGGREYEEPATKAAMKAMAAKALWHLAKGNSAICRSMTESRALLCFAVLLEKGTGDVQYNSAMALMEIAAVAEQDADLRRSAFKPTPAAKAVIDQLLRIVDKADSDLLIPCIKAIGCLARTFRATETRIVGPLVRLLEDREGEVMREASIALTKFACTENYLHDDHSKAIINAGGAKHLIQLVYFGEQIVQISALTLLCYIALSVPDSEALAQASVLTVLEWATKQGYMVQDPIVDSLLPEAKVRLELYQSRGSRGFH; encoded by the coding sequence ATGGCGGACATCGTGAAGCAGATCTTGGTGAAGCCAATCCAATTAGCGGATCAGATCACGAAAGCAGCAGACGATGTCCACTCCTTCAAGCAAGATTGCGCGGAGCTGAAATCAAGAACGGAGAAGCTAGCGGCGCTCCTCCGTCAGGCGGCACGTGCGAGCTCCGATCTCTACGAACGGCCCACACGCCGCATCATCGACGATACCGAGCAGGTCCTGGAGAAAGCCCTAGCTCTCGTCTGCAAGTGCCGAGCCAACGGCCTCATGAAACGGGTTTTCACCATCATCCCTGCAGCCGCCTTTAAGAAGATGTCGTCGCAGCTTGAAAATTCGATCGGCGATGTTTCTTGGCTCCTACGCGTCTCAGCTACTGGCGACGATCGTGACGATGATGAGTATCTCGGTGGTTTACCGCCGATCGCTGCTAACGAgccgatcctttgcttgatctgGGAGCAGATCGCCACCCTCTACACCGGGTCTCTAGATGATCGATCCGATGCGGCCGCTTCGCTTGTATCACTCGCCAACGACAATGACCGTTACGGGAAGCTGATCATTGAAGAGGGCGGCGTCGGACCCCTTCTCAAGCTCGTCAAGGAAGGCCGGCTTGAGGGGCAGGAGAATGCTGCCCGAGCGATTGGGCTTCTCGGGCGTGATCCGGAGAGCGTCGAGCAGATGATCCATGCCGGTGTCTGTTTGGTGTTTGCTAAGGTTCTGAAAGAAGGGCCGATGAAGGTGCAAGCTATGGTGGCGTGGGCCGTAGCTGAGCTCGCTGCCAATCATCCCAAATGCCAGGACCATTTCGCCCAGAATAACATAATTCGACTGCTGGTGGGCCATCTGGCCTTTGAGACAATCCAAGAGCATAGCAAGTATGCTGTCAGCAGCAACAAGGCCATGTCCATCCATTCCGTCGTGCTCGCCAACAACAATAGCGGCATGGTGGGATATACGAATAGAGCAGGCCACCATGAGGAGGACGACAAGAATATCCATAGCCAGGTTGGCCGTCCGTCGGCTAATCATAGCCAGGATCAGATGCATTCTTTGATCCAGAACACCATGGCTGGTAAGTCCCAGCCTCAATCCCGACCGCAATCCCAATCGAGCAAGCCACCAATCAACAATAGCAATAACACCCACAACaaacagcaacagcagcagctgcaACAGCAACAGCCACAGCCGCATCATATCTCACTCTCAGGCTCCAGCATCAAAGGCGGGAGAGAATACGAGGAGCCTGCCACCAAGGCGGCCATGAAGGCGATGGCTGCCAAGGCCCTCTGGCACCTTGCTAAGGGCAATTCTGCCATCTGCCGCAGCATGACCGAATCGCGGGCCCTCCTCTGTTTCGCGGTCCTGCTGGAGAAGGGCACCGGTGATGTCCAATACAATTCGGCCATGGCATTGATGGAGATAGCTGCAGTTGCAGAGCAGGATGCCGATCTCCGGCGGTCTGCTTTCAAACCAACCCCGGCCGCAAAGGCAGTCATTGATCAGCTGCTGAGAATTGTCGACAAGGCTGACTCTGATCTCCTCATCCCTTGCATTAAGGCAATTGGGTGCCTAGCAAGGACATTCCGGGCCACCGAGACAAGGATTGTCGGGCCGTTGGTACGGTTGCTCGAGGATAGAGAAGGGGAGGTCATGCGGGAGGCGTCGATCGCACTGACCAAGTTTGCCTGCACTGAGAATTACCTCCATGACGATCATTCAAAGGCCATAATCAATGCCGGCGGGGCGAAGCACCTGATCCAGCTTGTATACTTTGGGGAGCAGATTGTTCAAATTTCAGCATTGACTCTTCTGTGCTACATTGCATTGAGCGTACCCGACAGTGAGGCGCTTGCCCAGGCGTCGGTGCTCACGGTGCTCGAGTGGGCCACGAAGCAGGGCTACATGGTTCAGGATCCAATAGTGGATTCGCTGTTGCCAGAGGCGAAAGTTAGGTTGGAGCTGTATCAATCCAGAGGATCAAGAGGATTTCATTAA